A window from Enterocloster bolteae encodes these proteins:
- a CDS encoding NADH-dependent [FeFe] hydrogenase, group A6 yields METINLKINGIAVEAPKGSTILEAARLAHIEIPTLCFLKEINEIGACRICIVELKNGKLVTSCVYPAEEGMEVYTNTPKVLDSRKKTLQLLLSNHNRSCLSCVRSGHCELQELAHELGVDDEGYYDGEITPSEIDTSAAHMIRDNSKCILCRRCVAVCENVQGIGVIGANNRGFSTSIGSAFEMGLGETSCVSCGQCIAVCPTGALTEKDYTADVFAAIADPKKHVIVQTAPAVRAGLGEEFGLPIGTDVEGKMAAALRRLGFDKVFDTNFSADLTIMEEAHEFIDRVQNGGVLPLITSCSPGWVKYCEHYFPDMTENLSSCKSPQQMFGAIAKSYYAEKAGIDPKDIVSVSVMPCTAKKFEIGREDEDANGMPDVDISITTRELARMIKKAGIKFLDLPDEEFDAPLGLGTGAAVIFGATGGVMEAALRTAVETLTGEELPKPDFTEVRGTKGIKEAAYNVAGMEVKIAVASGLGNARELLNKVKSGEANYHFIEIMGCPGGCVNGGGQPQQPGHVRNTTDIRGLRAKVLYDIDTANPIRKSHENPAIKELYATYLGEPGSEKAHHLLHTTYVKRSINQH; encoded by the coding sequence ATGGAGACAATTAATCTTAAAATCAACGGCATTGCAGTCGAAGCTCCCAAGGGTTCCACAATCCTGGAGGCAGCAAGACTGGCACATATCGAGATTCCTACTCTGTGTTTCTTAAAGGAAATCAATGAGATCGGTGCCTGCCGTATCTGTATAGTAGAATTAAAAAACGGAAAGCTGGTAACTTCCTGTGTCTATCCCGCTGAGGAAGGCATGGAGGTATATACCAATACACCTAAGGTTCTGGATTCCAGGAAAAAGACATTACAGCTCCTGTTATCCAACCACAACCGTTCCTGCCTGTCCTGTGTCCGCAGCGGACACTGCGAGCTCCAGGAGCTGGCCCATGAGCTGGGCGTGGACGATGAGGGATATTATGACGGCGAGATTACCCCGTCTGAAATTGATACCTCTGCCGCCCACATGATCCGCGACAACAGCAAATGTATCCTCTGCCGCCGCTGTGTGGCTGTCTGCGAGAACGTACAGGGCATCGGCGTCATCGGCGCCAACAACCGCGGGTTCTCAACCTCCATTGGTTCTGCCTTTGAGATGGGTCTGGGAGAAACCTCCTGCGTATCCTGCGGACAGTGTATTGCAGTATGTCCAACCGGAGCACTGACCGAGAAGGATTACACCGCAGATGTATTTGCAGCCATTGCAGACCCGAAGAAGCATGTAATCGTTCAGACCGCTCCCGCTGTACGCGCAGGACTGGGCGAGGAATTCGGGCTTCCTATCGGCACGGATGTGGAAGGCAAGATGGCCGCAGCCCTGCGCCGTCTGGGCTTTGACAAAGTTTTTGACACCAATTTCTCCGCAGACCTTACCATCATGGAAGAGGCACACGAATTCATTGACCGTGTACAGAACGGAGGCGTACTGCCTCTCATCACCTCCTGCTCACCTGGATGGGTTAAATACTGCGAGCACTATTTCCCGGACATGACAGAGAACCTGTCGTCCTGTAAATCTCCTCAGCAGATGTTTGGCGCTATTGCCAAGTCCTACTATGCCGAGAAGGCAGGAATTGATCCAAAGGACATCGTAAGTGTCAGCGTAATGCCATGTACCGCCAAGAAGTTTGAGATTGGCCGTGAGGACGAGGATGCCAACGGAATGCCGGATGTGGATATCTCCATCACCACCAGGGAGCTGGCCCGCATGATCAAAAAGGCAGGTATCAAATTCTTAGACCTGCCGGATGAGGAATTTGACGCACCATTGGGCCTTGGAACCGGCGCAGCCGTTATCTTCGGCGCTACGGGCGGCGTAATGGAAGCAGCACTGAGAACTGCCGTGGAAACCCTGACCGGCGAAGAGCTGCCCAAGCCGGACTTCACAGAAGTCCGCGGCACAAAGGGAATCAAGGAAGCCGCCTATAATGTGGCAGGCATGGAAGTAAAGATTGCGGTAGCCTCCGGCCTGGGCAATGCCAGAGAGCTGTTAAATAAGGTTAAATCCGGAGAAGCCAACTATCACTTCATCGAAATCATGGGATGCCCAGGCGGCTGTGTAAACGGCGGCGGACAGCCCCAGCAGCCCGGGCACGTCCGCAACACCACGGATATCCGCGGCCTGCGCGCAAAGGTGCTCTATGATATAGATACAGCCAACCCAATCCGTAAGTCCCATGAGAATCCTGCTATTAAGGAGCTCTACGCCACTTACCTGGGAGAGCCCGGAAGCGAGAAGGCTCACCACCTGCTCCACACCACTTATGTGAAGAGGAGTATTAACCAGCATTAA
- a CDS encoding BglG family transcription antiterminator: protein MTARQKRIWDLLAEHDCLTSQQIAALLHISDRTVRSDIKEINGEHASEVIRSKKGQGYFIDAGQPEKNVPASKPQRPEDDLEWAIIRQVLFCRETPYLELAEELFISDTLLSKIVSELNRNITRRHSLPAILKQNGILSLAASEEEKRSYYTLYIMNRNVNHYFDMEQFQPFFDIVDLKELKELMFRELDLLSRHLYDTTIVRLIIDTAVMAERAVCGFFMPETPSVTPETPYGKSSEEGAVNTGRHFLEELGSRLFISFPPSEYEYFSRLFQNDFYYVREQPDSQAESLLEKILIEINVEYGFDFTVDKNFCHEMTEQLHGALERRRHRQHVINPVLSTIKSKYPLEYDIAIFFADRFKNLSGISLSEDEISLFAIHFIRAMETNLGRTEQRVGLINPYGKQIKELMVKRLGDMGECRFQIAYTWSVFDYPHEMPKDILAVLTTVPLPVQPADVPVILCRNFLNYHEKEKLLTVVRDSEVNSIRTYFRTLFKPSLFFTDMEFDSRRSAVAFLCGKLREQGYVGPGFLESVMQRESIAPTAFEPGFAFAHAMENNAKRTAVCVCVLKNKLPWGEYNVKIIFLFALAPTWNHTIIPIYNVMIDNLFKTNTIYKLAKIRDCRQFMDLLI, encoded by the coding sequence ATGACAGCACGTCAGAAACGGATTTGGGATTTACTGGCAGAACACGACTGCCTGACATCCCAACAGATTGCCGCCCTTCTGCACATCAGTGACAGGACAGTTAGAAGCGATATCAAGGAAATCAACGGAGAGCACGCCTCTGAGGTCATCCGCTCCAAAAAAGGACAGGGATACTTCATAGACGCCGGTCAGCCTGAAAAGAACGTTCCCGCCTCAAAACCCCAACGTCCGGAAGACGATCTGGAATGGGCCATTATCCGGCAGGTTCTATTCTGCCGTGAAACGCCCTATCTGGAACTGGCAGAAGAACTGTTCATCAGCGATACACTGCTTTCTAAAATCGTGTCCGAGCTGAACCGGAACATAACCAGACGACACAGCCTGCCCGCCATCCTCAAACAAAACGGCATCCTCTCCCTGGCTGCCTCAGAAGAAGAAAAGCGTTCCTACTATACGCTATATATCATGAACCGGAATGTTAACCATTATTTTGACATGGAACAATTCCAGCCCTTTTTTGACATTGTTGATTTAAAGGAGCTGAAGGAACTTATGTTCCGTGAACTGGACCTGCTTAGCCGGCATCTTTATGACACTACTATCGTCCGCCTGATAATTGACACTGCCGTCATGGCCGAACGGGCTGTATGCGGCTTTTTCATGCCTGAAACGCCTTCTGTCACACCGGAAACGCCCTATGGCAAATCATCCGAAGAAGGCGCCGTAAACACAGGCAGACACTTTTTAGAAGAACTGGGTTCCCGGCTTTTTATTTCCTTTCCCCCATCAGAATATGAGTATTTTTCCCGGCTCTTCCAAAATGATTTCTATTATGTAAGGGAGCAGCCAGACAGCCAGGCTGAAAGCCTGCTGGAGAAAATACTAATAGAAATCAATGTGGAATATGGCTTTGACTTCACTGTTGACAAGAACTTCTGCCACGAAATGACAGAACAGCTCCACGGAGCCCTGGAACGGAGACGGCACAGGCAGCATGTCATCAATCCTGTCCTATCCACTATCAAGTCCAAATATCCCTTAGAATATGATATTGCCATCTTTTTTGCAGACCGTTTTAAAAATCTTTCAGGCATATCCCTGAGCGAAGACGAAATCAGCCTGTTTGCCATCCACTTCATAAGGGCCATGGAGACAAATCTCGGAAGGACAGAGCAAAGGGTGGGGCTGATTAATCCATATGGAAAACAGATTAAGGAGCTCATGGTCAAGCGCCTGGGGGATATGGGAGAGTGCCGTTTTCAGATTGCCTATACCTGGTCTGTCTTTGATTATCCCCATGAAATGCCCAAGGATATCCTGGCTGTCCTCACCACAGTTCCCCTGCCCGTCCAGCCCGCAGATGTACCGGTAATTTTGTGCAGGAACTTCCTGAACTATCATGAGAAGGAAAAACTGCTCACCGTTGTCAGGGACAGCGAGGTCAACAGCATACGAACCTATTTTAGGACGCTGTTCAAACCGTCCCTGTTCTTCACCGACATGGAGTTCGATTCCCGCCGGAGCGCCGTTGCCTTTCTGTGCGGAAAACTCAGGGAACAGGGCTATGTGGGACCCGGCTTCCTGGAAAGCGTCATGCAGCGCGAATCCATTGCTCCCACTGCCTTTGAGCCGGGTTTCGCCTTTGCCCATGCCATGGAAAACAACGCGAAACGGACCGCGGTCTGTGTATGTGTGCTGAAAAACAAGCTTCCCTGGGGCGAATACAATGTGAAGATCATCTTTCTTTTTGCCCTGGCGCCAACCTGGAACCATACCATTATTCCCATCTATAATGTGATGATTGATAATCTGTTTAAGACCAATACCATCTACAAACTGGCAAAGATCAGGGATTGCCGTCAGTTTATGGATTTGTTGATTTAA
- a CDS encoding histidine phosphatase family protein, which yields MKIRKLCLGGAMILGVVALAGCQRQANTESVVQEAVEQAAEPSGAPEKKDVTIYLVRHGKTFFNTTGQVQGWADSPLTEEGESQADAAGKGMKDIVFTTAFSGDLGRQRATAKHILAQNQGDIPELQEVIGLREEFYGGFEGKPDEELWRPIYEANGASYDEKGSTYLELSKKEKVDTIAAIDPLHMAETYDDISKRSIEVMDTIVKATQEAGGGNALAVSSGDEIATILDLLVPEQYQGERIANCSVTVLTYKDGLYELKACGDVSYMQAGEESNK from the coding sequence ATGAAGATAAGGAAGCTATGTTTAGGAGGTGCTATGATTTTGGGGGTGGTGGCTTTGGCTGGCTGTCAAAGGCAGGCTAATACGGAATCGGTGGTACAAGAGGCAGTAGAACAAGCAGCAGAACCGTCAGGAGCGCCGGAGAAGAAGGATGTCACAATTTATTTGGTACGGCATGGAAAGACTTTTTTTAACACCACAGGACAGGTACAGGGATGGGCGGATTCACCTCTTACAGAGGAAGGGGAATCCCAGGCTGACGCGGCCGGAAAGGGCATGAAGGATATTGTATTTACCACTGCGTTTTCCGGCGATTTAGGAAGACAGCGGGCAACAGCAAAGCATATTCTGGCTCAGAATCAAGGGGATATCCCTGAATTGCAGGAAGTCATCGGGTTAAGGGAAGAGTTTTACGGCGGCTTTGAGGGAAAACCGGACGAGGAATTGTGGCGTCCGATATACGAAGCCAACGGGGCTTCCTATGACGAGAAGGGATCAACCTATCTGGAGCTGTCAAAGAAAGAAAAGGTGGATACAATCGCTGCCATTGATCCTCTGCATATGGCGGAGACCTATGATGACATCTCAAAGCGTTCCATTGAGGTTATGGACACCATTGTAAAAGCAACCCAGGAGGCAGGCGGCGGAAATGCCCTGGCAGTTTCCAGCGGCGATGAGATTGCCACTATTTTAGATTTGCTGGTGCCTGAGCAGTATCAGGGGGAACGCATTGCAAATTGCAGTGTGACGGTCCTGACTTATAAGGACGGCCTATATGAACTGAAGGCATGTGGGGATGTGAGCTATATGCAGGCAGGAGAAGAAAGCAATAAATAA
- a CDS encoding PTS lactose/cellobiose transporter subunit IIA — protein MEDMELICLQIISNAGEARSESMAALAAARNSRFDEAGEHLAAAGEKMKEAHHVHTRLITMDASGELDKIGLIMIHSEDIMMGAEITLALAREMVEMYKSRA, from the coding sequence ATGGAGGATATGGAACTGATATGCCTGCAGATTATCAGCAATGCGGGAGAGGCCAGGAGCGAGTCCATGGCTGCCCTGGCCGCTGCCAGAAACAGCAGGTTTGACGAGGCCGGGGAGCATCTGGCGGCTGCCGGGGAGAAGATGAAAGAGGCCCACCATGTACATACCAGACTGATTACTATGGATGCCAGCGGGGAGTTGGATAAAATAGGACTTATCATGATTCACAGCGAGGATATTATGATGGGGGCTGAAATTACATTGGCTCTGGCAAGGGAAATGGTGGAGATGTACAAAAGCAGAGCTTAA
- a CDS encoding PTS sugar transporter subunit IIB produces MKRIVLLCNGGLSTGILVKKMKAAAEAQDFACEISAAPVSDAEAVGAEADLILLGPQVRFQMETVKKQVACPVTSIDPVSYGTMNGEKVLNQVKKELGEA; encoded by the coding sequence ATGAAACGAATCGTATTATTGTGCAATGGCGGTTTATCCACCGGAATCCTTGTGAAGAAAATGAAAGCAGCAGCAGAGGCGCAGGACTTTGCATGTGAGATTTCGGCTGCCCCTGTTTCCGACGCGGAAGCAGTTGGAGCTGAGGCCGACCTGATTCTCTTAGGCCCCCAGGTGCGATTCCAGATGGAGACCGTAAAGAAGCAAGTGGCCTGTCCGGTGACAAGCATTGATCCTGTGTCATACGGTACAATGAATGGAGAGAAGGTATTAAATCAGGTTAAGAAAGAATTGGGGGAAGCGTGA
- a CDS encoding PTS sugar transporter subunit IIC, translating into MNIQSMSVSMEKYVMPLANKLGNEIHLRAIRDAFMSLLPITFTGGIAAVLSSAPSVDAAGTGITLAWARFVESNSMIFSWINALTLGAMSLYICIGIIHFLCKSRKIESFLPILLGVCGFLMLIVEPMSLGWDGKMAELSYMDGKGLIPAMFISILTADLYCYMRKRDFGKISLPDTVPASLSDVFASIVPGAVLMVIYIALYAIMNKAGTTLPKLIYNAISPSLTAADSVGFTIIITLMVHIFWFFGIHDAALSGVLAPIRDGNLSINAAAHAAGQALPSIFTTPFWVYFVVIGGCGSVLALTALLCFSKSKQLKTIGRLGIVPAFFNISEPVIFGLPLMLNPVFFVPFLLTSVINGTAAYLTMQVGLIGKSFAMLSWQMPSVIGAFFSTMDWKAPLLILVLIVVDGLVYFPFFKIYEKNLVKLESGEEDI; encoded by the coding sequence ATGAATATACAGAGTATGAGCGTTTCAATGGAAAAATATGTTATGCCTCTTGCCAACAAGCTGGGGAATGAGATACACCTGCGGGCAATCCGGGACGCCTTTATGTCCCTTCTGCCCATCACCTTTACAGGAGGTATTGCAGCTGTACTGAGCTCTGCTCCCTCCGTGGACGCGGCCGGAACAGGAATCACCCTGGCCTGGGCCAGGTTCGTGGAGAGCAACAGCATGATTTTCTCCTGGATTAACGCACTGACCTTGGGGGCCATGTCCCTTTATATCTGCATCGGAATCATTCATTTCCTGTGCAAGAGCCGGAAGATAGAGTCGTTTCTGCCTATTCTTTTAGGTGTCTGCGGCTTTCTGATGCTTATTGTGGAGCCCATGTCCCTGGGATGGGACGGAAAAATGGCGGAGCTGTCCTATATGGACGGCAAGGGATTGATTCCGGCCATGTTCATATCTATTCTGACCGCGGATTTATATTGTTACATGAGAAAACGGGATTTTGGAAAAATTTCCCTGCCGGATACGGTGCCAGCTTCCCTTTCCGATGTATTTGCCTCCATCGTGCCGGGGGCGGTGCTGATGGTAATTTATATAGCATTGTACGCCATAATGAATAAGGCAGGAACCACGCTGCCAAAGCTGATATACAATGCCATTTCCCCGTCCCTGACAGCAGCGGACAGTGTTGGTTTTACCATTATCATAACACTGATGGTACATATTTTCTGGTTCTTCGGTATCCATGACGCTGCCCTTTCAGGTGTGCTTGCGCCTATCCGCGACGGCAATTTATCCATAAACGCGGCTGCCCATGCAGCCGGGCAGGCCCTTCCATCCATATTTACCACGCCCTTCTGGGTATATTTTGTGGTGATTGGAGGATGCGGATCCGTGCTGGCATTGACGGCACTGCTGTGTTTTTCGAAATCAAAACAGTTAAAGACCATTGGAAGGCTGGGAATTGTGCCTGCATTTTTCAATATCTCGGAACCTGTTATTTTTGGTCTGCCCCTTATGCTGAATCCGGTATTTTTTGTTCCCTTCCTGCTGACCTCGGTCATCAACGGTACGGCTGCGTATCTGACCATGCAGGTTGGCCTGATTGGAAAGAGCTTTGCCATGCTGTCCTGGCAGATGCCTTCTGTCATCGGAGCATTTTTCTCAACCATGGACTGGAAAGCGCCGCTGCTTATCCTGGTGCTGATTGTGGTTGACGGGCTGGTGTATTTCCCGTTCTTTAAGATTTATGAGAAGAATCTGGTTAAGCTGGAGAGCGGGGAAGAGGACATTTAA
- a CDS encoding glycoside hydrolase family 1 protein has product MNDFLWGGATASYQCEGGWQEGGRVESMWDVYLHENHLENGDVASDHYHRFREDIRMMKEGGQNSYRFSLAWPRIIKNREGEVNQEGIDFYNRLIDACLEYGITPMVTIFHWDLPQYLEEKGGWLNRDTCVAYTHYAKVCFERFGDRVKLWATFNEPRYYTNSGYLIGNYPPGHQDIQETVTASYYMMLASAMAVEAFRTGGYDGQIGIVHSFSPVYTTDTSVESAIARRFADNFYNNWILDTAAIGEIPGDLLGELKKTCDLSMMTPEDLAVIRRNRVDYLGLNYYARVMVKPYESGETTLIVNNQGKKAKGTSQTIIKGWFEQVRPESSRYTEWDTEIFPEGLYEGIQQVWNKYHLPIYITENGIGLYEDTSVNQVEDDDRIEFMDMHIAAVLKAKEGGCDVRGYYAWSPFDLYSWKNGTEKRYGLVAIDYENGLERRPKKSYYWYKDVIETDGKHITGK; this is encoded by the coding sequence GTGAACGATTTTTTATGGGGAGGAGCAACGGCCTCCTACCAATGCGAGGGAGGCTGGCAGGAAGGCGGAAGAGTGGAATCCATGTGGGATGTGTATTTGCACGAAAACCATCTGGAAAACGGGGACGTGGCCAGCGACCATTACCACCGCTTCAGGGAAGACATCCGCATGATGAAGGAAGGGGGACAGAACAGCTACCGCTTTTCACTGGCCTGGCCCAGAATTATCAAAAACAGGGAAGGGGAAGTGAACCAGGAGGGCATTGATTTTTACAACCGGCTCATCGACGCCTGTCTGGAATATGGAATCACACCCATGGTAACTATTTTTCACTGGGACCTGCCACAATACCTGGAGGAAAAGGGCGGATGGCTGAACCGTGATACGTGTGTGGCCTACACCCACTATGCGAAGGTATGCTTTGAACGGTTTGGGGACCGGGTAAAGCTGTGGGCAACCTTTAATGAACCAAGATATTATACCAACAGCGGTTATCTGATTGGCAATTATCCTCCGGGACATCAGGACATCCAGGAGACTGTCACTGCATCCTACTATATGATGCTGGCCTCGGCCATGGCTGTGGAGGCGTTCAGGACGGGCGGATATGACGGACAGATTGGAATTGTGCACAGTTTTTCTCCTGTCTATACCACGGACACAAGCGTGGAATCGGCCATAGCCAGGAGATTTGCCGATAATTTCTATAATAACTGGATATTGGATACGGCAGCCATTGGGGAGATTCCGGGAGATTTGCTGGGAGAGCTTAAAAAGACCTGCGACCTGTCCATGATGACTCCGGAGGACTTGGCTGTCATCCGCCGGAACAGGGTGGACTATCTTGGGCTGAACTACTATGCCAGGGTCATGGTGAAACCTTATGAGAGCGGGGAGACAACCCTGATTGTCAATAACCAGGGAAAGAAGGCAAAGGGAACCTCGCAGACCATTATTAAGGGCTGGTTTGAGCAGGTACGGCCGGAGAGCAGCCGCTATACTGAGTGGGATACTGAGATATTTCCCGAGGGGCTGTATGAGGGAATACAACAGGTATGGAATAAATACCATCTGCCCATCTATATCACGGAAAATGGTATCGGACTCTATGAGGACACATCAGTGAACCAGGTGGAGGATGATGACAGGATTGAGTTTATGGACATGCATATTGCGGCGGTGTTAAAAGCCAAAGAGGGAGGCTGTGATGTGCGGGGGTACTATGCCTGGTCGCCGTTTGATTTGTATTCCTGGAAAAACGGAACTGAGAAGCGCTATGGTCTGGTTGCCATTGATTATGAAAACGGCCTGGAGCGGAGACCGAAAAAAAGCTATTACTGGTATAAGGATGTAATTGAAACGGATGGAAAACATATCACAGGAAAATAA
- a CDS encoding glycine/betaine/sarcosine/D-proline family reductase selenoprotein B, producing the protein MKRIVHYLNQFYGQIGGEEFADQEPILREGIVGPGTGLQAVLGEKAEIVATIICGDNYFADHQEDALETILTMTEGLAPDMFIAGPGFNAGRYGLACATICAEVKKRLSIPVLTALYPENPGAEMFCSKIYIVETSISAAGMRQALPVMGTLAEKLLEGGEIGFPEEEGYIAQGFRVNVHTKKNGAERAVDMMIKKLRGEPYVTELPMPVFDRVKPAPAVKDMAHARIALITSGGIVPQGNPDHIPSANAGIYGIYDIENLDRLTSEGFMTVHGGYDPVYATEDPNRVLPLDVCREIERDGGIGELYGRYYSTVGNTTAVSSAKRFAEEIAQDMIRNEVQAAILTSNUGTCTRCGATMAKTIESFGIPVVHICSIVPISMAVGANRIIPAVGIPYPVGNPGLPKEDELQVRRRIVKKALEALSTDIEEQTVFE; encoded by the coding sequence ATGAAGAGAATTGTACATTATCTGAATCAGTTTTATGGTCAGATTGGCGGAGAGGAGTTTGCCGATCAGGAACCAATCCTGCGGGAAGGCATTGTGGGACCTGGCACAGGTCTGCAGGCTGTTCTGGGGGAAAAGGCTGAGATTGTGGCCACTATTATCTGCGGGGACAACTATTTTGCGGATCACCAGGAAGACGCACTGGAAACAATACTGACCATGACAGAGGGACTGGCGCCGGATATGTTTATAGCGGGTCCGGGGTTCAATGCGGGGCGCTATGGCCTGGCCTGCGCAACTATCTGCGCTGAGGTTAAGAAACGCCTTTCCATTCCGGTTCTGACCGCATTGTACCCGGAGAATCCGGGGGCTGAAATGTTTTGCAGTAAGATATATATTGTGGAAACATCCATCTCTGCCGCAGGTATGCGTCAGGCGCTGCCTGTCATGGGAACGCTGGCGGAAAAACTGCTTGAAGGCGGGGAAATCGGATTTCCAGAGGAAGAGGGATATATTGCCCAGGGATTCCGTGTGAATGTGCATACAAAAAAGAACGGAGCAGAGCGGGCAGTGGACATGATGATCAAGAAGCTGCGGGGGGAACCGTATGTCACCGAGCTTCCCATGCCTGTATTTGACCGTGTAAAGCCTGCCCCTGCTGTGAAAGATATGGCTCATGCAAGGATTGCGCTGATTACATCCGGCGGCATTGTACCTCAGGGAAATCCGGACCATATCCCGTCCGCCAATGCCGGCATATATGGCATCTACGACATAGAGAACCTGGACCGTCTGACCAGTGAAGGCTTCATGACTGTCCATGGGGGATATGATCCGGTATATGCAACAGAGGATCCGAACCGTGTCCTGCCCCTGGATGTATGCAGGGAGATTGAGCGGGACGGGGGAATCGGGGAACTCTACGGACGCTACTACAGTACGGTTGGCAATACCACTGCGGTCAGCAGCGCCAAGAGATTTGCTGAGGAGATTGCCCAGGATATGATACGTAATGAAGTGCAGGCGGCAATCCTCACATCCAACTGAGGGACCTGTACTCGTTGCGGCGCAACGATGGCTAAGACAATAGAGAGTTTTGGAATTCCGGTTGTACATATCTGTTCCATTGTACCCATCTCCATGGCAGTAGGAGCAAACAGAATCATACCCGCAGTGGGAATTCCTTATCCTGTGGGAAATCCGGGCCTTCCAAAAGAGGATGAGCTTCAGGTGAGGAGGCGCATTGTTAAAAAGGCGCTGGAAGCATTGTCCACGGATATTGAAGAGCAGACGGTATTTGAATGA
- a CDS encoding glycine/sarcosine/betaine reductase component B subunit codes for MKLTLNKFHVQDIQFAEASSFCSGVLYINKAELAEYLMEDTNIRSVDFDIARPGESVRIVPIKDVVQPRFKQSGSGQVFPGFVGDVETVGNGETNVLEDCAVATSGKIVAFQEGIIDMSGPGAEFNSFSKMNILVPLIYPVEGLDKHTHEATVRIAGLKTAAYMAKTTLGLEPDEKEVFEHESILEMGQKYPHLPKVVYVDMVQCQGLMHDTYVYGLNVKGILSTMIGPLEVLDGAIISGNCAAPGHKNATIHHENNPIILDLLRRHGKELCFVGVLLSNESAMLKEKKRAAYYTSSLSQLLGVDGVIVSEEGGGNPETDLMFNCRLHENKGIKTVLVTDEYCGRDGASQGLADVTPEADAVVTNGNGNQFVVLPKMERVIGDIETVRIITGGNVDSIGEDGTVSVEIAAIMGSCCEMGYEHMTTRLR; via the coding sequence ATGAAACTGACACTGAATAAATTTCATGTGCAGGACATCCAATTTGCAGAAGCAAGCAGCTTTTGCAGCGGTGTCTTATACATAAATAAAGCAGAATTGGCTGAGTATCTCATGGAAGATACCAATATCCGCAGTGTGGATTTTGATATAGCAAGGCCGGGGGAGTCTGTGAGAATCGTTCCCATCAAGGATGTGGTTCAGCCCCGCTTCAAGCAGAGCGGCTCAGGACAGGTATTTCCCGGATTTGTAGGAGATGTGGAAACGGTTGGAAATGGGGAAACGAATGTGCTGGAAGATTGCGCGGTTGCCACCTCAGGAAAAATTGTGGCATTCCAGGAAGGTATCATTGATATGTCCGGGCCGGGAGCGGAATTTAACAGTTTTTCAAAGATGAACATACTGGTACCGCTGATATACCCGGTGGAAGGCCTGGACAAGCATACCCACGAAGCCACGGTCCGCATCGCAGGTCTTAAGACGGCTGCGTATATGGCTAAGACAACCCTGGGGCTGGAACCGGATGAGAAGGAAGTATTTGAACATGAGAGCATCCTGGAAATGGGACAGAAGTATCCGCATCTGCCCAAGGTTGTATATGTGGACATGGTACAGTGCCAGGGATTGATGCATGATACGTATGTATATGGCCTCAATGTGAAAGGAATCCTTTCCACTATGATTGGTCCCCTGGAGGTGCTGGATGGAGCTATTATAAGCGGAAACTGCGCTGCTCCCGGACATAAGAATGCCACCATCCATCATGAGAATAATCCCATCATACTGGATTTGCTGCGCAGGCATGGGAAGGAGCTGTGCTTTGTGGGCGTTCTGCTGAGCAATGAGAGCGCCATGCTGAAAGAAAAGAAACGGGCGGCGTATTATACCAGCAGCCTGTCCCAACTGTTAGGCGTGGATGGTGTGATTGTCAGCGAGGAAGGCGGCGGTAATCCTGAAACAGATTTGATGTTCAACTGCAGACTCCATGAGAATAAGGGAATCAAGACCGTTTTGGTTACGGATGAGTACTGCGGGCGTGACGGAGCATCCCAGGGACTGGCGGATGTGACCCCGGAGGCAGATGCTGTGGTAACAAATGGAAACGGCAATCAGTTTGTGGTACTGCCAAAGATGGAACGGGTGATTGGAGATATAGAGACTGTCCGCATCATCACAGGAGGAAATGTGGACAGCATTGGTGAGGACGGAACTGTTTCGGTGGAGATTGCGGCTATCATGGGCTCATGCTGCGAGATGGGCTATGAGCATATGACAACACGTTTGCGGTAG